Part of the Siniperca chuatsi isolate FFG_IHB_CAS linkage group LG6, ASM2008510v1, whole genome shotgun sequence genome, acacagaagtgACTGTTGAATAGCCACCAGGTTGTCTGGGTGTTGTACTGCAAAGCTGATATGTCAGGACATAGGAGTTCAGGAAGTGAACTGaggattttgtctttttatatatgACAAGTGATACATCATCAGTAGTAGGCTCTTTAGAAAACGGAGCACACATTGTAAACAGAATTATAAACTaataaaagaccaaaaaaaagctAAGGGGTCTCTTCTAATAAACCTAAGGCATCAATAATGTTCAGTAgtttattctttgttttctttttcatatacTTCAGTGATATGCAGTAGGCCTACAGTGCTAGTTCTCTCATAAAAACCACCAATAAGGGTTGTGTCTTAAGACAtttatggataaaaaaaaaaaaaaataaataaagtatccAACAGAAATTCTTATCCTCCATTATGATTCCAAATGCAATATTATTTCTGGTaaaatgggagagagaaaagattttTGATTGACCAGAAAGTATTGCTATGAAGACAGAATAAAAAATGAGCGGTCCGTAGTCTCAATGTCTTCATCACAGAATATACAGCTATTGTGATCAAAGTTGAACCTTTCCTCGCCATTGAGCTTTATGTTAACCTGGGCACGCTAGGTGCAGCTCGTTAACCAGCTAGCGTGAAGTCGCCCTTAACAGCCTATTTGATCATTACCAGGCTATTGTATGTTAGTACATTATTCTCAGTGGGTGCAGCACTATGGTGGTGCCACAGCGttacattttgataattttacGAGTATTAAACTGCTAGTATATTCCTCGTTAGGCACGTTAGCATACATTAGCGCGACGGCTATCTGGTTGGCTAGCGAAATCAGTTAGCGTTAACGTGAAAGAATATCGGTTGCTTGCTAGGTTTGAGAAGTCACAATGAGAGCTAAATACCTGTCCAGAGGTGGCTGGTTTCCCCAACAAGGAGAAAGTGGTAGCGGCTAGAGGTTAGCTAATAGCTAGCCTGCTTCCTGACTCCGTGGCTAACCATCTCATACTGCTCTCTCTCCACATTCAGCCAGCACCGACGCCGCTTGACGACTACCGCACTGCGAGgctcttcttccgcttatcacAGGAGCTGCGAGTCTGACTGCGTGCCCTCCGCAGGCTGAAGCCCAGTACCGCAGGGATACTATAATCTACTGGAGCTGAATACAGACCAACACTCAACAGTATTTACGATGAGATTTTAATTGGAGTCATTTCACACTATCACTTATAAGAACACAAACTCCAATTAGCAGTCCTTGTTTATTCAAAATCATGTACATTACTAGTAATAGGGACTACAGCATCACAACAACCAAAATGTGTGGGAAATTAAACTTATTAGTTTAATGACAGTATGACGCCCACGTTTTACTAAATTAATGGAAGGAATCATTTATTGTAAATCTGTTTTCTAATCTAATAGATAACTAGGCCAAAGGTGTTGTAGTTTCTTCTTTCCCCCAAAACCTGACAATGTATTAAATATCTCTAAACAGTAATTGTATAAGGAAAGGCAAAGCCAAAATATTTACAGGTGATGGTGATATGTAACTAGCTTGATTTAGTTTAATACCTTTTAAATCAAGCAAGATAACCAAACCCTTTTCAAAAAGGGTTTTGGTTATAGCTATATGAGAAAAGACTCATATAGCTTGTAAGGACTGTGTATTTCTCATGGACCCTTCATGGACCAGCTTAGAAATGAGTGTAACCATTtgtataatttaaataaataatccacAATCTGTAGCCAGATTGAACATGTTGACAAGGGAACAAAAATTTATTGGTCTGCTTCTGAAATTACACTGAATAATTCATAGGCACACTGAATAAGTCAAGTGTAGGTGATTCTGCACTGATACAGTTTAGCATTTGGACCTAGGGAGAACATTCAAGTGGCCCATTAAAGCCTTGAGGGCTCTAGATAAcaggttttcaaagtctgagactGTGGGCCTCCCCTCAGATAAAGCTTGGAAAAAGGCGCCCCCCCAGTTTACATGCTTAGTTTCACTCAATTCCTGGATACCTATGGGATCATGATTATGTTATTTGCTCTCACAGACACTCATCAATTGAGCCAAGATTGCctaatattgctgtttgacataacttcagactacaccaaatacatgaataaagGTCTGTGCTAAGGCATTTATTAGTTTCTGACTCTGGGAAAGTGGGAACAACAGTAGAATTCCCCCAGACTACTGTATCTCTGAACTATCTCTTGAAACCAAATAACACACGTTTAGGCTATTCTATctccttttgataactaatagtaatatttttttctcttccattCACTGAGCCTCCCCTGATTTAGTGTGGAGCCCCCCTGAGAAGACCTGCCTcccactttgaaaacctctgctctAGATGAAAGTAAACAGAATTATTTTCAGTTCCTATTTAACCAATGGTTTGTAGGCCGCTTTGTAACAATTTGAAGTTAGTAAAAACGTGAAGTTGCCAAATTAACCGgtgttgtgttgtttaaaaGCTATGAGAGGTGAAGTGACAGTCTCGTGATGATGAGTGTTACATTAGTGAGTATTAATGGAATTAAAGAAGGAATGATTATCTAAAGAAAAACATAGTGTTTTACTTTGGGTGATATTTCTGAGTTACACAGTAACTGAGAACTGCTCCATAAGAAACTGCATGGAGATTCAAGTAAAATGGTAAGTGAAAGTAGTTATAAATACACTGTAGCTTTGGTCATTTCATGCATCAAGTATAGACTCTGTGTTATAAGAAATGCAGTATGGCACAAAAGTCATGTAAATATGAAGGCATCGCAATCAGtcagtcttcttcttccaaGTAATCAAAGCCTCTTGGGAAATGCGGAGTAAAACGACCCCGACACACACTGTCGCCAGACCACAAAGCATGGCGAGGCTGTCGGTTAAAGTTAGCGCAGTCCACTCCTTGAAGAGAAGAGCAGAAGCAAGAATGACGGCGCATGTGAACGTCACATAGTACATGGCTTCAAACACGTTGGAGCTGAAACCCTCCAAGGCCTTGTTGATGAAGAGGAACTGTATCAGGACGCTGACAGCCAGCGTCCCCAGCAAGCCCAGGAAGAGAGCCAGAGCTCTGCTGCTCGGGGGCCCTTCTCCAAAGACGTCTTGTGCAACCAGGCCAAGGCCTTTGCTGCTTGGAACAGTGAAGCTTCCCAAGAGGGAACATATGGCGACATACACCATGATGTTTGATGCGCCGTGAGCTGGAGCAATCCACCCAATTAGTATGGCCAGCAGCAGGACCACCAAGAGGGCATACATTACAAACACTGCAGGATGAGAAATGATATGTTCATTTATAATGCCATTACATTGTGTATTTTCATGAAGAAATAATAATTCAGAAAAAAGTGCTTACTTTGAATCAGTCAAACTAAAAAGTGTTGATTGCACATTGACTCATTTTACTGGCCTGCTTGCAATTCTACAAATACATTCATCAATTACTAAAGAGTaaattaaaggcaaaaaaacaaaattgactTTGTCACCTGGGTCCGATAGCCTCTCCTCTAACTCCAGTCTCGACGTTACAGCCTCTGCTTTAGGGGCATGGATGATGAGCACAACAGAGCCACAGCAACATAATACACAGCCAAGCTTTCCCAGGATATTCAAATGCTCCTCTAAGATCCAAGAAGCCAGCA contains:
- the nipa1 gene encoding magnesium transporter NIPA1 isoform X1, with protein sequence MASDSEPSGVSLPVAGIAIAVVSSFINGSTFVLQKKGILRSRDRGGSYLTDVVWWSGTLSMIVGQIGNFLAYNVAPAVIVTPLGALGVLFGAVLASWILEEHLNILGKLGCVLCCCGSVVLIIHAPKAEAVTSRLELEERLSDPVFVMYALLVVLLLAILIGWIAPAHGASNIMVYVAICSLLGSFTVPSSKGLGLVAQDVFGEGPPSSRALALFLGLLGTLAVSVLIQFLFINKALEGFSSNVFEAMYYVTFTCAVILASALLFKEWTALTLTDSLAMLCGLATVCVGVVLLRISQEALITWKKKTD
- the nipa1 gene encoding magnesium transporter NIPA1 isoform X3; this encodes MIVGQIGNFLAYNVAPAVIVTPLGALGVLFGAVLASWILEEHLNILGKLGCVLCCCGSVVLIIHAPKAEAVTSRLELEERLSDPVFVMYALLVVLLLAILIGWIAPAHGASNIMVYVAICSLLGSFTVPSSKGLGLVAQDVFGEGPPSSRALALFLGLLGTLAVSVLIQFLFINKALEGFSSNVFEAMYYVTFTCAVILASALLFKEWTALTLTDSLAMLCGLATVCVGVVLLRISQEALITWKKKTD
- the nipa1 gene encoding magnesium transporter NIPA1 isoform X2, which encodes MKSNCPLGRGGSYLTDVVWWSGTLSMIVGQIGNFLAYNVAPAVIVTPLGALGVLFGAVLASWILEEHLNILGKLGCVLCCCGSVVLIIHAPKAEAVTSRLELEERLSDPVFVMYALLVVLLLAILIGWIAPAHGASNIMVYVAICSLLGSFTVPSSKGLGLVAQDVFGEGPPSSRALALFLGLLGTLAVSVLIQFLFINKALEGFSSNVFEAMYYVTFTCAVILASALLFKEWTALTLTDSLAMLCGLATVCVGVVLLRISQEALITWKKKTD